A segment of the Cohnella algarum genome:
ACAGCAGGCGGGCGATGGCGGCGAGATGAGTCATTTTTACTCAACTGCTTACGGATGCGTGCGCTTGGCAGGTTGAGATGAGTCGCCACGACTCAACCGGATCGGCAGCGGGCGCGCGATGGCGGCGAGATGAGTCATTTTTACTCAAATACGTACGGATGCGTGCGCTTGGCGGGTTGAGATGAGTCGCCACGACTCAACCGTACCGGCAGCGGGCGCGCGATGGCGGCGACATGAGTCATTTTTACTCAACTGCTTACGGAAGCGTGCGCTTGGCCAGTTGAGATGAGTCGCCACGACTCAACCGATCGCGGAGGGGCCGAGCCGTCGGCGAGCGGTGCGCCTGTGCCGCGTAAGCTTGCGTTGAGCGCTTTCACGCCGTGAAGAATTAAACTTCCTTAACTGCAAACAAGTTAAACAAGCCGCGGCGCTCCCGATTCACGAACCGGGAACGTGCGGCTTGTTTTTTTTCCGCTCCTGCCACCATAACTGAACGCCTACCGCGAGCAATCCGAACCAGCGGACGCCCCAAGGCTCGCGCGCCTGCTTCCGGCGCTGCTTTTGCTCTTTTTTGCTTTCCGCCGGAGTCGTCAAATATGCCGCAAACCGGTTGGTCAGCAGCTTCAGCCATTCCAATCCGTCGCCCATTCCATCCGCCTCCTTGTCGGCTCACTGCCTATAGGATGCCCCGCCGGAGACGTTTCCAAACGGCCAGAGTTTTACGCGAACCTGCATGAGAGCCACCTTCCCGAGCCAATCTAGAAAAAGCAAACCGCTAACGAAGGAAGGAAAAGCGATGAGGTCGTCCATGAACCGCGCGCTCCGAGCCGCCTTATCGGCGGCGTTTGCGCTCCTGCTTCTGTATTCGCCGGCCGCGGCTGCCGGCGCGAAAGACAGCGTGCCTTCGGCCGGGCTCACGACCGGCGCGAAAGACAGCGTGCCCGCCGCCGGGCCCATGGCCGGCGCAAAAGGCGGCCTGCCCCCGGCCGGGCCCGAGGGCGCAGGCGTCCCCGCGCGCGGGCTTTTGCCGCATTCGCTGCCCGCCGCGGACGTGCTGATCGATGCCGGACACGGCGGCATCGATTCCGGAACGCATTACAAAGAGGTAATGGAAAAGGATATCAACCTTGCCATCGCGCGCAAGCTTTACTTGATTTTGCGCAGCCACGGCGTGCGCGCCGTCCTGAACCGGACCGGCGATTATGCGCTGAGCGACGAAAACCGCTGGCACCGCGCTTCGCGCCACAGCCGGGATTTGTCCCAGCGCGGCAGCTTGACCGAGGAAATCGAGGCGCGAACGTTCGTCAGCATTCACGTCAATTGGTCGCCGAAAGGCAGCAAGCGCGGCCCTCTCGTCATTCACCAGAAAGAAGGCCGAAGCGCCCTGCTCGCTTCGTTCATCCAGCAGTCGCTGAACCGTCAGCAAAACACGAAAAGACTCCCGCAGGCGGGAGGCAAATATTACGTGCTGAACCGGATTCGGGTGCCGAGCGTCATCGTCGAAACGGGCTTCCTGAACCATGCGGGCGACCGGGCGATGCTAACGAGCTCGCACGGGCAAACCCGGGTGGCGGCGGCCATAGCCGAAGGCATTTTCGCTTATCGCTGCGTGACTACTTGAACCAGCCCTTCTCCTTGAACCGAGTGATAGCTTCGATCCGGTTGCTGACGCCCAGCTTGTCCAAAATGACCGAAATGTAGTTTCGCACGGTTCCGGTCGTAATGTACAGCTGGCTGGCGATTTCCTTCGTGTTTTTGCCGTCCGCGATCAGTCCGAGCACCCGCTTCTCCTGCTCGGTGAGCGGATTTTCTTCGCCGTACACCTCGTCCATCAGCTCCGGCGCGAAAATCCGCTGACCGGCCATCACCTGCCGGATCGAATTCGCCAGCTCCTCGCTCGGGCTGTCCTTCAGCAGATAAGCCGAGACGCCGGCTTTCAGCGCCCGGTTGAAGTATCCCGCGCGGGCGAAAGTGGTCAAGATCATCACCTTGCAGCCCGTGCCTTTCAGCTCCTCCGCCGCTTCCAGCCCGCTTTTGACCGGCATTTCGATGTCCATGATGCAGACGTCGGGCCGATGAAGCCGGGCCAGGGCGACGGCTTCCTCGCCGTTGGCGGCCCGGCCGACGACGCGCATATCCTCCTCGAGCTCGAGCAATGAAGCGAGAGCTCCCAGCAGCATCCGCTGATCTTCCGCAATGATCAAGGAAATCATGGCAAATCGTCCTCCTTCCCCGCGCCGGCCTGTCTCGTCAGGTTCGGCACTTTGATGATTAACGCGGCTCCGTTTCCCTGGCTCGATATAATCTCCAGGCTGCCGTTGACGAATTCGAGCCTTTCCGCCATTCCCCGCAAGCCATTGCCGCGGGCGCGGCCCTCTTTCCCGGTAAATCCGATCCCGTCATCCGTTACCCGGATCGTAAGCTCCGTCGGCGAAGGCTCGATATCGACGGAGCAGATGTCGGCGCGGCTGTGCTTGACGACGTTCGTGACCGCTTCCTTGAGACACATGGCCGCAACGTTTTCGTTCAGCATCGATATCGTATTCAAGTAAGGCTCGCCCGTCAGCCTGAATTCGATATGGGCCGCGGACAAAATCTGCTTCACCCGAAAGATTTCGTCGGACAGGCGCGAGCCGCGCATCTCCGTCACCAGCTCCCGGACTTCCTTAAGCGCGGTTCGGGCCGTCTGGCGGACATCCGCCAGCTCCGCCTGCGCGCGCCGCGGGTCCGCGTCGATCAGCTTGCCGGCGAGGTCGATTTTCAGCCCGATAAGCGACAGCTTCTGGCCGAGCGTATCGTGCAAATCCCGCGCGATCCGCTGCCGCTCCTCCTGCTTGACGAGCTCGGCGATCCGCTTGTTCGCGTCCTCCAGCTGCACTTGCAGCTGTCCGCGTTTATTCCGGTAATACGTGCTGAACGGCAGCAAAATGACGGCGACGAGACAGACGAACATAAACGGAAACTGGTTGAGAAACACCTGCTTCGATACGAAAATGCCGAAATTGACGCTGACGAACGTCGACAGCAGATGAATCGAGTACAGCGTAAAGAAACCGACCCTGTTTTGAATGTTGCCGATAAAAAAGGCGAGAAAAATCGAAAAATAAACGTAGCCGTACGCCATCGTCATCACGATCGAAATCACGATCTGGATGCTGGTCCAGAAATAGACCCACCATCCCTTGGTGACGAAGGACATCATGTAGCAGCCGAAAAAAAGAAAAATCATGACGATGCCGACAGCAATTTCGTACGGAGACGACGAGCGCAAAATGAAATAAAACGGCAGAATACAGAACACAACCCAAACATATGGGCTAAGTCCTGTATTCCTCGTGAAAATCTGGTACCATTTCTGCATGACGGCCCACCTTTGTGCCGGATGTCCGCTAGCCGGTCGCTCCTATTTTACCATATCCCGATTCCGCCGGGCCATCGAAGGCATCCGCCCCTTTGGCGCCGGGAGCTCTTTCTCCCGCTATGCGGCGGCGTCGGGCCGGGCCGGACGGTTTCGCCACGCCTTGAAGCTGACGAACGTTTCCGCTTCTTCGTCCCACAGGTGAAACCGGAGCGACTGCAGGCTCGTGCGCAGCGTAATCGTCGTAGCCTTGTGCAGCGGAGGCGTCGCGTTGTGCGCCTCTTCCAAATAATAATTGGGCACCCTCGGATTCAAATGATGCACGTGATGATAGCCGATATTGCCCGTAATCCATTGAAGCGGCTTCGGAAGCTTGTAGAAGGAACTGCCTTCGACGGCGGCTTTCACATAGCTCCATTCGTCGTCATGCTCGTAGTACGATTCCTCGAATTGGTGTTGAACGTAAAACAGCCAAATGCCGAGCGAGCCGGAGACGAAAAAAACCGGCGCCTGCACGAGCAGGAACGCTTCCCAGCCGAGCGCCCACATGAGCAGCGCGTAAAGCGAGACGAGCGCGATATTGGTGACGTACGTGCTGATGCGCTCCTTGCGCTTCGCTCCTTTGCGGTTGAAGCGGTATTGGATCAGAAACAGCGCGATCGGGCCGAGGCCGAACAGGACGACAGGATTCCGGTACAGCCGGTAGGCGAGGCGGCGAATCCGGGAAGCCGCGGCGTACTCGTTCACCGTCATGACCCAAATATCGCCGATGCCCCGCTTTTCCAGATTGCCGCTCGTCGCATGGTGGATCGCGTGGGTGTTTTTCCATTGTTCGTAAGGGCAGAGCGTAATGACGCCGGCGATCGTTCCGACGATATCGTTGGCACGCCGGCTTTTGAAAAACGATTGATGGCAGCAATCGTGAAAAATAATGAACAAACGGATGACGAATCCGGCAGCCGCAATCGCGAAAACGAGCGTCAGCCAGTAGGAGACGGACAGGCTCAGGTAGGCGGCCGTCCACAGCAGCAGCAGCGGCACCGTCGTATTGAATAGCTGACTCGCGCTTTTTCGCTTGTCGGTTTTCTCGAAAACGGCGACTTCTTTTCTCAAGCTTGCTTGCTTGGCTTTCATCATCGTACGATTCCTCCTCGTCAAAACGCGGGTCCCCGCGCGACGCGTCTATATTCTTATCGTAAGGAATCGGGCGTCGTCGTTGTAGTCATAAACGTCAGGA
Coding sequences within it:
- a CDS encoding YqzE family protein, producing the protein MGDGLEWLKLLTNRFAAYLTTPAESKKEQKQRRKQAREPWGVRWFGLLAVGVQLWWQERKKNKPHVPGS
- a CDS encoding N-acetylmuramoyl-L-alanine amidase family protein codes for the protein MRSSMNRALRAALSAAFALLLLYSPAAAAGAKDSVPSAGLTTGAKDSVPAAGPMAGAKGGLPPAGPEGAGVPARGLLPHSLPAADVLIDAGHGGIDSGTHYKEVMEKDINLAIARKLYLILRSHGVRAVLNRTGDYALSDENRWHRASRHSRDLSQRGSLTEEIEARTFVSIHVNWSPKGSKRGPLVIHQKEGRSALLASFIQQSLNRQQNTKRLPQAGGKYYVLNRIRVPSVIVETGFLNHAGDRAMLTSSHGQTRVAAAIAEGIFAYRCVTT
- a CDS encoding response regulator transcription factor, yielding MISLIIAEDQRMLLGALASLLELEEDMRVVGRAANGEEAVALARLHRPDVCIMDIEMPVKSGLEAAEELKGTGCKVMILTTFARAGYFNRALKAGVSAYLLKDSPSEELANSIRQVMAGQRIFAPELMDEVYGEENPLTEQEKRVLGLIADGKNTKEIASQLYITTGTVRNYISVILDKLGVSNRIEAITRFKEKGWFK
- a CDS encoding sensor histidine kinase, with translation MQKWYQIFTRNTGLSPYVWVVFCILPFYFILRSSSPYEIAVGIVMIFLFFGCYMMSFVTKGWWVYFWTSIQIVISIVMTMAYGYVYFSIFLAFFIGNIQNRVGFFTLYSIHLLSTFVSVNFGIFVSKQVFLNQFPFMFVCLVAVILLPFSTYYRNKRGQLQVQLEDANKRIAELVKQEERQRIARDLHDTLGQKLSLIGLKIDLAGKLIDADPRRAQAELADVRQTARTALKEVRELVTEMRGSRLSDEIFRVKQILSAAHIEFRLTGEPYLNTISMLNENVAAMCLKEAVTNVVKHSRADICSVDIEPSPTELTIRVTDDGIGFTGKEGRARGNGLRGMAERLEFVNGSLEIISSQGNGAALIIKVPNLTRQAGAGKEDDLP
- a CDS encoding fatty acid desaturase, with the protein product MMKAKQASLRKEVAVFEKTDKRKSASQLFNTTVPLLLLWTAAYLSLSVSYWLTLVFAIAAAGFVIRLFIIFHDCCHQSFFKSRRANDIVGTIAGVITLCPYEQWKNTHAIHHATSGNLEKRGIGDIWVMTVNEYAAASRIRRLAYRLYRNPVVLFGLGPIALFLIQYRFNRKGAKRKERISTYVTNIALVSLYALLMWALGWEAFLLVQAPVFFVSGSLGIWLFYVQHQFEESYYEHDDEWSYVKAAVEGSSFYKLPKPLQWITGNIGYHHVHHLNPRVPNYYLEEAHNATPPLHKATTITLRTSLQSLRFHLWDEEAETFVSFKAWRNRPARPDAAA